Proteins from a genomic interval of Danio rerio strain Tuebingen ecotype United States chromosome 4, GRCz12tu, whole genome shotgun sequence:
- the LOC108183930 gene encoding uncharacterized protein isoform X2, which translates to MAFIKEESEDVKIEETFTEKKEDPQEQTNLIEESEGSKEEEQHVKIEDKTHLQTDGILKRRDKNRFTCTQCGKSFGGNGNLKIHMIIHTGKKPFTCTQCGKSFSQSSHLNDHMMIHTGEKPFTCTQCGKSFIWLSLLNQHMMIHTGEKPFTCNQCGKSFRQSSYLNEHMKIHTGEKPFTCTQCWKSFSRSSELNHHMRIHTEEKPFTCTQCGKSFSCSSSLNKHIRIHTGEKPFTCTQCEKSFGRSSYLNQHMRIHTGEKPFTCTQCGKIFGRSSYLNQHMRIHTGEKLFTCTQCGKSFGRSSHLNQHMRIHTGEKPFTCTQCGKSFRQPSLLYLHTISHNGEKPTASVWDEFQQLLRP; encoded by the coding sequence acctaattgaagagagtgaggggagtaaagaggaggaacaacATGTTAAAATTGAggacaaaactcatttacagactgatggtattttgaaaaggagagacaagaatcgtttcacctgcactcagtgtgggaagagttttggagGAAATGgcaatcttaagattcacatgataatCCACACcggaaagaaaccattcacatgcactcagtgtgggaagagtttcagccaatcatcacaccttaatgaccacatgatgatccacactggagagaaaccattcacatgcactcagtgtgggaagagtttcatctgGTTATCATtgcttaatcaacacatgatgattcacactggagagaaaccattcacatgcaatcagtgtgggaagagtttcaggcaatcatcataccttaatgaacacatgaagatccacaccggagagaaaccattcacatgcactcagtgttggaagagtttcagccgctcatcagaacttaatcaccacatgaggatccacactgaagagaaaccattcacatgcactcagtgtgggaagagttttagctgctcatcatcccttaataaacacattaggattcacactggagagaaaccattcacatgcactcagtgtgaaaAGAGTTTCGGCCGCTCGtcataccttaatcaacacatgaggatccacactggagagaaaccattcacatgcactcagtgtgggaagatttTCGGCCGCTCATCATatcttaatcaacacatgaggatccacactggagagaaactattcacatgcactcagtgtgggaagagtttcggccgctcatcacaccttaatcaacacatgaggatccacactggagagaaaccattcacatgcactcagtgtggaaagagtttcagacaACCATCACTCCTTTATCTACACACGATAAGCCACAACGGAGAGAAACCCACAGCTtcggtgtgggatgagtttcagcaactcctcagaccttaa
- the LOC108183877 gene encoding uncharacterized protein, which translates to MAFIKEESEDVKIEETFTVKQEDLEEQTGSVRTQRKTPAEATDLHTVIKMAFIKEESEDVEIEETFTVKQEDLQEQTGPIVYVIGDSYIRRGEEQARQTVGTNLGLNAHIRWFGCGGLVWRNLVSFFHRCLEGRAVPDVLLIHCGGNDLGNIKSVILAAVMKQDLQDLHRQFPQMKIIFSAITQRCLWRSAESLRKVDRARRFVNHAMATIMVSVGGAIVHHPEITYKDPGHFLHDRVHLTPLGNDIFLKNLAQCLKNQIQ; encoded by the exons atggcgtttattaaagaggagagtgaagatgtgaagattgaagaaacattcacagtcaaacaggaagatctggaggaacaaacag gaagtGTCcgaacacagagaaaaactcctgctgaagcgactgatctccacactgttataaagatggcgtttattaaagaggagagtgaagatgtggagattgaagaaacattcacagtcaaacaggaagatctgcaggaacaaacag GACCCATCGTATATGTAATTGGTGACAGCTACATTCGCCGTGGGGAAGAACAGGCAAGGCAAACTGTCGGGACCAACCTTGGTCTCAACGCCCATATCAGGTGGTTTGGCTGTGGAGGCTTGGTCTGGAGAAACCTTGTCTCTTTCTTTCACCGCTGTCTTGAAGGAAGAGCTGTGCCAGATGTCCTGCTTATTCACTGTGGCGGAAATGACCTCGGTAACATCAAGAGTGTTATACTTGCCGCAGTGATGAAGCAGGACTTGCAAGACCTCCATAGGCAGTTCCCTCAGATGAAGATCATCTTCTCTGCCATCACCCAGCGATGCCTGTGGAGGTCTGCTGAAAGTCTGAGGAAGGTTGACAGGGCGCGGCGCTTTGTCAACCATGCGATGGCTACTATTATGGTGTCAGTTGGTGGTGCCATTGTTCATCACCCAGAGATAACATATAAAGATCCTGGCCATTTCTTACATGATAGAGTTCATTTGACCCCTTTGGGcaatgacatatttttaaaaaaccttGCCCAGTGTCTGAAAAATCAAATCCAGTAG